From the genome of Dermacentor andersoni chromosome 3, qqDerAnde1_hic_scaffold, whole genome shotgun sequence:
CTTTTGGCTGAAGAAACAAGACCGAACAAAACTACGAGCACGCTAGCTCGGCgttgtaaaaaagaaaacgcaaacacCTACATGCACTCCGAACAAAAATTATTGAGTACTGTTTTGTGCTGTCTGTCCGGAGCCATATGGAGTCACCATAAGatggggggaaggggagggggaagaGGCAAAAAGAAAACGACATGTGCAAATAATATGGCTCCATAGAATGGTACTCGTAAACGACACACGGAAAGAAGCGGCACTTCTGAGGCACCAACGGACATGGCTGATTCAGGCGATACGGACTTTTACGTTACAGAAATATGCGCCAAATGCGACGACGAGTACCTTCAGCTTCAGTCCGTAATTTCTTCCCAAGGAGTCGTCCTCTTATCTTTGTTGCGAAAATCCTTCATTTTAACATACCAAACAAGTGAACACTGCACAACTTTAGTGATGAACAGCTCAATGAAGACAGGGCAAGACATTGCAACCCGGCAGCGGACGTCGTCCGCTACAAGTGTCATCTCCTAGAACCCTCTGCTTGAATGGGCGAGTTCTCCACGTCGGCCGCGCTTGGGCACGCCCCTGTCACCTGATCTCAATGTCCCTGCTCACAGGCACTCTGCCATTGGTTACCGCTCCCGCCACTCGCGAATTTTTCAAATGTTAGATTGTGATCAGAGCGATGTGCGCCGGTTGGAGAACTGATATTGGGAAAGGAGGCTTGCTCACGTGACGGGCGCCGCGCCACTTCTGGCTCAAAATCACTAGCATGACGTGAAACAGGCTTAAGACGCGGCGGCGTCTACGAGCCACCACATTCTTGGCACAGAGCCAAGCAAGCTACCTTTGTTATCTAGCGCAAGACGCATTGGCATCTACGGCCAACTGAATTCCTTGCATAAATTTTCGGTGACTAGCAGAAGTCACATCGGCGCCCTTGAGGGACGACATTCTTGGCACATTCTTAAGCACATCACATTGCAGAGACGCTGCCGCCCTTTGATGCGTCCAGTGCTATTCAAGCAAAACATTGCGAAACTGAAAGCATCTTCGAAAGTGACCATTCTAGAACATGACCGAAGTTTATCAACGCATTGCTGCGCACACACACGTGCGCTTGCCTTTGGGATAGTCATCCCGTGGTTACAACTTGCTAGCAATCGCTTTTATGCTATTCCCATATTCCTATATCAACGGGATCAGccggtcatgaacagcaggtgatAAGAGTGGCACAGAATTGAAcggaaggcatcgctacgaaATCACGGGCCCGTGTCTCGACCATTTTGAATCTGTTGCTGCAGATAGACGGAAGTATACAGTCAATGCATGCACTGAATTTTCATCAGCAATTATCATCAGCTCAAATAGGCtttgctagtttcggtttcatgGAAGCGCCGGCCACAAGGCCGACGAGTATGCCGGCGACATACCGAAACAAAAATATTGCCATTTCGACTCGACACGATGGCCAAACTGGCACACATTTGTGCAGTTGGAGTTCAAATTATCAAACGACAGAGCTGTAAGGTGTCCAAGATTTTGATCGTCCTAATATATTAATTCTACGGCGCTAGTGGCGGTGCCTCGGGCTTCTTCGAATAATCAAGCACACGCAAATAATCGACCAGCGACTGCATAAAAGTGATCCTGGTGTGATTATGGCTGTACTAACAAAATTGAAGCGCAGGTCCTTGTATTAGCCGTCGAATTGCTTTCTGCGCATGACGAAAAATGCTTGCATAACTGCAGCTCCAAAAATCCATTTACTATACATTCGACAAATTAATTTTCAGCTTGCAGGTCTCGGACAGATACAGCGCAGAGCATCGACAGACTGACGGTCAGTCAAGTACTTCCCACGCACTCAATTTACTAGATTTCAGCGCAGAGGCTCTAGATAAGAGTGCCATAAACGTCCCAAAAGACAACTCACATCAAAAGAAGAAGACCATCTGCAACAGCTCTTGGAGCAGAATGTGGTGGGCCAGAAATTCCTGTGCTGGGCCGTTCCTGCCCAAGAAGGGAGGTATCACCAGTGGCTGTTTGACGAACTGTACTTTCAGCTGTCAAAGCAACCGCAGAGGCTTGCAGTGTCTCTAACTGGCCAGCCACCTGGCCTTGCTCGGTGACGGCACCGGATGGCGGCAACATGTCACTGCTGTCCGGAACAGACATGCGACCATGAATGTCTTCATCTAAAAATTCGAAATCTACTTTTGATATTGTTCTAGCATGACCATGCCCCAAATGAGAGGAAAATTAAATTAACTATAAAATTGGCAATCATTACTTTCGGGTTTATAAGTAGATACAGCAAAGCAAGATCCGCAACATTTAAACAGCATAAAGACACTAGGCACAATGCTCACAGTGAGCCTGCACTAAGTGACCACTTCTAATTACAAAAGAATTTTGGCCCTTCTTATAGtttcttatatttttttggtTGTCAACAAATATGAAAGCTCTCTTTAAGCTACCGATATCACTGGCAACGATGGTGTGGTGAGGAATGCCGCAAGCAGCGTCGCAGACGTAAAAAAACCTAATGGTGCTCGAGTTCGGACTAACGAAACACCAGCGATGCTTGACAGCAATAAATGAAATGATTAGGTGCTTTTACTGTGACGCTTGCTATCTGTTCCCCCCAGACCAGTGCATAGACACCAAGATGCGGTACGCACAATGCTTATCAGCAGGAACAATAAGTATGTATGCGCACAACGACTATGCCAACAGACGAAATCAGAACGTTGCTCTGCCTGCCCTGCAGAGCCAACTCATGGAAGTACGAATGTGCATCCGCTTGGCTGGGCCCTTTTTGCAGTCATATGCACTGTGCATTGCTCGCATCCCTCGAGACACATAAGCATGGCCACACATGTACGTACCCCATCGATAATATGACAGCACAGCGGCAGCAATAGTAAAAACGTGTCTGGAATTGAAAATATGCTTATTTCACACGAGGTAGACTTATAAGCCACCTTGTGCAAACTAGGTACGCCAGTGGGCCACATTCATTCGGCATGCGAGACGAGCAACAGTGGCAGCTTTTTAAAAAGTTGGCAATGCAAAATCAGAAATTCTAGTTCTCCAGCTCAATCAGTAGCGGTATTCAACTCTATGCCACACTGTACCAAGTAATACATTAAATTACAccccaacatgctttcctttgtttAGTGAATTCACAAATCAGTAATAGGACTTGTAATGAATAACACGAATTATAATGTGGGCTGCGCATTGTTTCCACCAGCAGCTACCATGTAAAAATTTATAAAGGTTAGCAACAAATCCAACACGCAGGTAGGTATACTACACGCATCTCGCTATACTTTAAAGCGACCCGAAAAGATTTCGACGATCTTGTACAAATGTGCTGGGTCGTtcgggtaggtccttctgatcattaagtgacacaCATATAAGCGCTCGGCGTACAGtgtgcaatttattataaggctttaaaaatgtacatcgctaccgatcgcagcggCGCCGCTCCCCCGAGGTTTCAGCCGTACCATTACAATCTCTGGCGTGCCTGACGTCGTTTCTACGAGTTATCCGACTAGCTACCTAGGTTGCGTCGTCGAGAATTTCTCAAACTTGATGGTGAACAAATGCTACTCGTAATAGTGGGAATGTTGCTTAATTGGTAActataaaataataaaaagagaatacacaatgacaatttatcactacaccgAAGCACCTTCGGTACAGAGCAagcatcgtctgcttgtgttacaatgtgctccacGTTGACGCAAGCTGCATGGTCAGTGTTGTTCTCGAGTGCCATGGATCACCCTTGCCTTTttacgttgtgggctgcaaatctatACATCCTCgacatgtcaagctgtgacatcgtgtccctctacaAAGCAACTGGCGAGCGGAGTGTCTGCAGTGCATCTAGTTGTTGGATCTACGCGTTTAAGGCTGTCACTTCGCTACCGAGGATTACTACCGCGATAGAGTTTTTAGCTTGGCCGGTATTCCAGTAACACAGATGGACTGAGCATTTTGCCGTATGGGCAGAGGCACAAACATGAGCAGCCTGTAGGGGCTGCAGCCACTTAGTGGCGCAGAGCTAAACCAGACAAACGCAGAATTAATACAACAGTAAACAAGTGTCTtgcactttgctgctggtgtaaattttcggcagcagcaTAATCGTGAACGCattgtctttttaaatgtttgaaatgttttacaTTTACAGTTATATTAGTTCTGTGTTTGGTTGGATGAGCCCTGTGCCACCATGTAGCTGCACCAagcaggccgctcacgtttacaccTCCGCCCATCCGTCTTCGCGCAcactgcttggatagctctccGAGGATCGACATCCAGGCGGGGTGTAACTTGTAATTACTAGGGAGGAGGTTAACTTGTAACCGTCTGCAGCTCCGTTAATATGAGACGCGTAACTCAAATCCTGGCACGAatattttactgtagctgtactctacgcatctacaaaatgtGTCCATGACATTTCAGGGACCCCTTCAATTTGGACATTCAACCATTCTTGCTAATTCCGACTACAGGTTCCATGGCCCCTGCATTCTGTTGGCGCATGTTCCCTCACCCTGTGAGGAGAGGTGGGAATGGCCAGATTTATTTTGTAGCAATTTTGGGGGCCTGTAAGATTTCGTTCTAGAGCAGGCTGGAGCAGACAAATTCTGATTTTGGAGCAAGTTTATGGCAAATATATCAGTACAGCGTCTTCAAGCAAATAAATGTTAATTGAGCGTATTCATTTATTTAAATAACGCGATGGTCAGGAAACCTTGCATTCTGCACATTAAGTAAATGTTAAAGAGCATCCTAAACGCATTTCTCATACCACTGTGCATGAAATTCTGGTAAAATGACTGAAGGTATCTTCCAATAGATGTGAAGAAGCTAGGTTCAGTGAACTCCAGTGGTTTACTTACATACAATTCCAGGTAATGTAACAGCAGCAACTAGTTCAAACAGGCATTCTGCACATGAGTGATTTCCTTTTGCGCCTCACTAAAACCGCCGCAACTTCTGGAATTTGCATTGAATGATTGCGTGTAAGGTTTTAAGCCccgtgttagatacgggaccgtttcctgagcctacttcgagttcaccagaccacatcgaatcgcgtcacagctaattaaggagcgcagaagcacatctaccccgttcccgaggcgcggcacgtgcaaacgagttggcgtcccccacctcgtgcgccgcaggtggagctattcactgcttgactcttaccgaaagtgtagcgggagcctggcacggttccaggtaacgcagggcccgagcaaagctgctttgcagcactgaaacgttgcccccttccgcctattgtgacgacgcttgcaagtcaggatggcaataccgcagagagaagtaagccctcggacaattgtggccgaaggagcgaccctgtgcgccgggtgtgacacaatcgcacgggcgcctaccattggccgaaaatgacgacacctgagcgggctcgccgattggccgaaaatggcgtcacctgagcgggctcgccgattggccgaacgtgacgtgatttcgagacaccgaagggcttaaaataCACAGaacgggagcagcaagagagcattccttcattcatctatTTCGAGCTTATTGCCACgcgccgcagcgtccgagttgctgccggcccgtaataaCTTTATGACtcaatttctttgtactctcactgtaaataatgtaaatgaacctccagttttcatctcaaagtcctcctcaacttcgaccaactcccgcacccaacggcaaggtccaaaatctgggggacagcaattgggattgtcctccagatccaacacccGGAATAAGCTAAAGGTACTAACATTTGCCGTCTATTGGCTTCTTTCCAAATCCCATGCGCCTTCCCACGGCAGCTCGCTCTGTGTGCTTTTTTTTACCTTGGTAATCCTGCTGCTCAGCACTGCGAACACTCAATCACACAGGCGACCAGAGGCGGTCGCACGACCACTTGCGACTGGCAACCAAAAAGCGACTGGAGGCGACTGATGCTCACAGTGGCAAGCCCGGGCGAGCGCGACCTGCAAGTCACACTCCCGGAGATTATCCTTTTCAGCGACAACTCTATAAGGGTCTACGCAGTTAGCACGCACTTCGCTGGTTTTGCATTCCGCCAACAGCTATGGATTTTGATTCGagcaaagaggaaagaaagatgTCGGCATCGTGCTGATGTGCTCTTCCGTGGTGTCAGTTTGGCAGCGCGGAAGCCTCCAAAGCAAAAGTGATGCAAGTGTGTGCGCCCGTGCCTCCGTTGGAGATAAGTGACCGGCGACGTTAGCCACCTGCTGCCCAAACTCCGCGCACGTGACGACGAGGAGTATTAAGCGTAAGTTGTAATTTCTAGTTCACGTTACGTGCGAATTGGTGCATAACCTTTGCACATTCTTTTGCTTCTGTTTAGCTTCCTGCGAATGCTACCGCATACATTCGACACGTTGCTGGAATCACTGCGCCCCAGCGCATCATGAGGCAAGACACCAATTCCTGTAATCTGCCATGGTGGCGTGGATTTTGTAATTACATTCCTGTCGTCTGCCATGGTGGCTTCGACATTGTAGTTGGTGCGACGCAGGAGAACGCGGATGAAAACACATTCTACTTAACTTTCGGCGCGCCGCTTCTTGGTTTAGAAGTTTTGCTACGACGGTCGTGCGACTAAAAAATCGCGCtgcgagcgactggcccaaaatagtcgcttttcgagaaaagtgACCCTTTGCGACTAACTTcatcgcgcgaccactgtcaatCTACAGTGTGAACGATCCTGCAGACCCTGCCcacaaagcagatcgctttcaaggtaaacGCGCGCGACGGCACATGGGCGCaccatacgcagttgctgccgaagtacaGCGGCCGCCCACCTCCCCTCCACCCGGTTCTTTGTACGCGACGGAAGACGgagcgcttcctctccgctttcttcgCTTGTGCGCACAAGaatgagccaccatcatcggctcaccctcgcacgctttcactcgcacatatggCACATTCACCATAGGGCGCACGGCGACGTTGTTATCTCTCGTGGACTTTACACGTAATATCACGGTGATGGCGATGCTTACGCCAAATGCGCCTAGTGTCcatattattgctatcgcaatcataGCTACACAACGCACCCCGCGCCTGCCGGAACCAAGGCTGCTCAGGCGCAGTGTCACACCATTTCAATAATTTTTCCACTTCCAGTGCAATTTGGCGCCACAATTTGCGTGAGTATACTAACGGCACAATTGGTGCAGGATTCTAACTCCTGCATGAGTGTGTATATTCTATCGCAGCGCGTGTACAAGAAATTCATAGTGACGCCATTAATGGAAGTACATGGCCGACCAGTGTTGGAGGAAACTGCCGCCAAGCGCCGGCAGTTGGCAGGCCGTGCTCGTGTGTTTTCTCTAACAGTGGTCGACTCTGTACATATGGCTGTACCGGATAGCATGAACATGCCGCGCATGCCCCTCGCGCTAGGCACCCTCATCATGCGTATGAGTATAGTGTGAAGACTACTAAGCACCGAGTGAGTGTCCAGATGCAGAATGTTGTAGCCACTTAGCCATTGCAAAGGTTAGGAATGCAAGTCGACCATACAGCAGAATCTCATTATAACGTATTATCGGATAAATAGCCCAAATCGAAAGTGTTTTATTTCCGATATCGGCAGGTAAATTATTTTAGCTTAAAACAAGTTAGGCACAGAAGTTATTGTAATGTATGGATGCAACTTCTTTATAATAAGGTTCGAAAGTATACGCTTATTGCATCCAAATTTGTCCAGCTCATCAATACAACCTGTTTGAGAGTAGGGGGCAATCACAGTAAAGTTTCTCTACCTGGGTTACATAGAGTGACAAGCATTCTTATTTCAAGAATTACTGAGGGAAATTTTGCTCTGCACTACTTGCAGTACGATTGAGATTTTTTGGTATTAATTGTTCAATAACATGTGCATTGCAGGTTGCCTAGTTTGCCTGGACTTTCAATTGCCTGCAGGCAATGACACCAGCCCCCCTTTCTGCAGCAGCTCAGTTTTTATAATCGCGAACTGCGGATACAATGTTCCTTTattttggggggtggggggggggtagCTCGACATAGCATAATTTTCTATTGTTTTAGTCAAGGATAAACACTGAAAAGTGCGACCAAGAAATGCAATCTaaaacaagcaaagaaatgcAGTGGTAAGCACATCATCCTGCTATGAAGTGGTTACAGTAATAATGCAGGTCGCTGTAGAAGCCTGCGTGGACATAAGCACACAGTCACTGTAACACTTCATGAGTCTCACCTGTTAGCTGCCTCCCCGCCTTCCACTACTTCCTGGCATGGTGGATTGGTATGAGTGAGCAGATGAGGTACACTGCGCACTTCAAATGACATAAAGGGCGGAAGGTCCGACTCCACTGACGACGTCCCTGTGAGCTTCCCTGCATATTCAATCTGCAGAGAGAAGATGCCTTTGTCCAGATCCAACACTCTGCCTGTGCCTAGGCGTCCCAATTTAGCCTCCATTCTCCACACCAGCTGCACCATTCTCTTCAGTTTGACAAAGCAGTCTGGCAATAGTGTACCGACCAATTTCTCACGATAGTCTGATGTGCATTCATTGAGGGCCGCAAGAAAATTCTCTATCTTTTGGACATATTCTTCCAGTAGCCCGTGCAGCATGCCGTGGTGGTCAGCTGAATTTTTGTCAAAGGTGCTAGTAGCTGCCCTCGATATTCCGAAGACATTGTCGACAAGAGAGATGGTATCAGAAAAGATGGGAAAATCTGTCATGTCCGAATTTTCGGCAGGGAGTAACGCCAGCTTATGCGCATGTGTATAATGGTCCTCATAACTCTGCAGTGAGGCATTTCTGTCAATGTGCCTGTTTGTACGAAAGAGCTGCGTACAAGACGAATGTGTGATGGACAACTGCGATTGATCCATGCTTGAAGCAGACTGCTGAGCACACTGCAGATAGCTGCTCCCAGCACTGTCCTTAGCTGTGGAAGTTTCGTTCGTGCAGGACGTCTCCATGTTCTCTCTAGCAGGCAGGAGTGACTGATCAGTGTCTGAAACCAAGGCTCCAACATTTGGCAAAGAGGTTTTCCGAACAGTGCCTTCGGCTGTGTAAGAACTCTGCAAGGAAGCTGCTTTCGTGTTAGTTGAGATGGCTGACATCGACTCTCCTGTCGGCAAATCATGGCCCATGGAGCATGGTAGAAAGACATTCCCAGTAGCATCCGTGTCACAAGACTGCGCATTAGCAACCGCGGAAAGGTTTAACTCGTCTGTGGGCAAAGCCGGGTCCTCTGAACATGGCCCGCTGCTCCCCATTGGTTCCCCGTGCTTAGATAAAGCAGCTTTCTCGGCACCACCTTCTGGTATAACAGGGGTACCGATCTTCTGTAAACACACCGCCAAAGAAGCCATGTGATCTGTACCAGAAGAATCGAAAGACACTTCCTGCGACTGCTGTGCCAGCACACCCAAATCCTTTGCAGGGCAAAGTTCTTCTTGACCAACACCACTTGCTCCATCTTGAATCATGACAGACATGGCACCATCATCCTCGAAACGCACCAAGTATGGTAGCCCCATAAGGGACTTCTTAGCTGCATTGCAACCCTTGTCGGTTAATTCGTCACCTGAAAAATCAGAAATCACGATAGGAGACGAACCTGCCTCTGCAGCACATTTTTCAGGGCCTGTTGTCAAATTGCTATTTTTACCTCCAGGTGGACCACTGTCACTTGACGCCGAGGCACGTGTAGGTGCAATGTTTTCAGTTATGCCACCGGCTATCTCGGACTTAGCATCGTCGATCGATTCGTTCTTTAGATCCTCCCAATCGGTCAGGCTGAGACTACAGCATGATGTAACAACTAATGGTGGGTTACCTGGTGAGATTAACGAGTCTGAGGTAAATCCACCAATGTCACTGGAAACATTATTTTGCTCCAAGGATGCAGATTTTGTATCTGCATTATCATCTTTTACGCTTTCACAATTTTCACACTCCTCACTCCCGGTGTTCTTGGTGACAGTTTTCATTGGCTCTCTACCCTTCGGCATTTCATTCAGCGCTCTCAAATAGTCATCTGTGTCCTTTGCATTTTTCCATGCTTGTTTCATCACTTTCCGTCTCAGCTTCTCCTTGTTAATGCagctaattttctttttctgtaacgtaGGTTTGGCTCTGCTAACTTTCGAACCATTGCTACATGCTTTAAACCGCTTCTCGGAATTCTGACCGTCATCCTTCGGAGGCAGGTTTTTTTCAACATTTCGCCTACTTTCGCTCGAGGTCTTTTCGTGTTCTTGCCGGGGTTCCACAGACGGCGatgcagctgccttgacttgttGAGACACAGAAACAGTAGTAGCCGTAGcagcaacatttcgtcgactttcGCTCGAGGTCTTTTCGTGTTCTTGCCGAGGTTCCACAGACGGCGATGCAGCTGCCTTAACTTGTTGAGACACAGAAACAGCAGTAGCCGTAGCAGCAGAACCACCATCTTCACTGCTGCAGGATTCGTCGCTAGAGGAGATGATTGGCTTAGTGAGGTAGACCTTGCGTGCTCGCTTTTTTGCAACAATCCTGTGGTTGTTCCCTTGGAATGACGCAGTGTCCACCTTAACTCTGTCGTCCGACATGGATGAAAGTGGGCAGGCAGGTTTTCTGATGTCCCGCTCCCTGTTCTCGACATCCGACGAGGCGCGCCGCTTGAACAACTTAGTTGGTGCGTCCGGTTCAGGAGCAGCCTGCCTTTCCTTGCCCACCTGCTCCTTTACTGCAGCCTGTTCTTTGGTGATCGCCTTGCAAAGGGAGCACCTGATGCAGGTGTCTTGACCCCCCGAGTCAGAAATGTCTCTGCGTTTACACATAACGCAAATCTTCTTAGTCTGTTGCTTTTGCCTGACATGGCTACTGAATGGCATACGATTGAGTATGGCCGACTTCGCTTCTTTCCCGCTAATTTCCCAGTCGTCTTCCGGAGGGCACTTCATGGGACTCCTTGGAAACTCACTGCCTGCTTCTTTTTGGAGAGGGCAGCCATCACCGCACGAAACGTAGCCGCTGGGGACCCTTGGGTAGGCCTTGTTCATATCTTCAATTATTCTATCCACCACACCCCTGCTTGACGACCTACCAATGAGAGGGCTCCTGCTCTGAGGCCTAGAGAGCCCCTTTTTATGCTCTTGTTCTTCGCATCGTTTCTTACTCCTCTGTGAAGCAGGTGAAACTCTGGAAATGCGACTGCCACGTTCCTGCAAAATGTTGGAATACTTGTGTTACTGACAATATACAAAGATAGAGCCATGAGCAGCTAGTACAAACCATGACTACACTGCTTCCCCACAAGCTCTATTTGCAATAAAAGTATATTCCAAGGCAACCGTATGGCCAGCTTTGCACAATGATTAGTAATATGGGACATACATGGCTTCATcttaataaataaaaagcaaacgAAACACATGCTGTCGTAATTCTAACAAAGCAGCTTACACTATAAAAATAAGTTTACACCGTTTGAGGCTTATATTGTGTCCAAacaatacactctaagaaaagtttacacccttcgaGTCGTACCTTGCCActcaacaataatcatcatctgtcttgtccgtattTCTTCAACGCTGCAAGCCTGGTACTTTCCAataatgaacggcatgcgcgttatcagcatgacatagcattgctgACAGGAAACTAAGGGGtcgttggatctggaggacaatcccagtTGCTGTcgcccagattttggaccttgccgttgggtgcgggagttggccgaggttgaggaggactttgacatgaaaactggaggtttatttacattatttacagtgagagtacaaacaaattaacagtcataaagttgTTACGGGCCGGCAgtaactcggacgctgcggcccgtggcaagaggctcgaaagagatgaatgaaagaatgctctcttgctgctcccggtctctggcttttaacccctttggtgtttcgaagtcacgtcacgttcggccaatcggcgagcccgctcaggtggcgtcgtttttggccaatcggcgagcccgctcaggtggcgtcattttcggccaatggtaagcgcccgtgcgaatgtaagtcacacccggcgcagagggtcgctccttgggctccaattgtccgagagattacttgtctgcggtattgccttcctggtctgcaactgccgtcacaaaggcggacgggggggggatttctcccagggcttcacggtgcattacagccgtcgttgcctcgcggcttgcaaacgccgtcacaataggcggatgggaggagacgggttgtcttcgagcgacctttcggagctgcaaagcagcttggctcaggacccacgttacctggaaccgtgccaggctccagctacactttcgggaagagtcaagcagtgggacaatagctccacatgTGGCGctcgaggtgggggacgccaacttctTTGGACGTGCCgctcctcgggaacgtggtaAATGTGCTTCTgtgctccttaattaggtgtgacgcgattcgatgtggcctggtgaactcgaaggaggctcaggaaaaggtcccgtatctaacagggTGCGacattttcaagaaagaaaacgcaagaaaagcagatgacgattattgttgtggcagatatgcaccccaaagggtgtaaacattttttagagtgtaatcgtcatctgccttgcttgcattttctctcttgaaaactcggcgctcgctgctTGTCGAGAATGTTGTGTCAAGCTGAGAACGCGCACGCCCTTCGTGACTAGGAAgaaccgggctcgcagcgttaaagaaaggaaatgcgggcgtgacagatgacgattatcgtttagCGACAAAATACAAACCAAAGTGTGTAAACTTATTAAGAGTGTATTCTTAAGAGTTAAAGCTTTGCAAGAAAACTGTAGTTCAGAGCTTTTGCTACAA
Proteins encoded in this window:
- the LOC126525222 gene encoding uncharacterized protein isoform X3, whose amino-acid sequence is MPSPRGSGKSRRAEAQRRRYASLSEAARTGRLQQMREARRRRVVEETLERREARLQRRRQGRRRRVAEEKPEQREARLQHRRVARRLKAVQRSARQRDTMLQQRRGQQPQQQQQLFFAGAEKCFRKRLIEDDFGASCSVSVNAPEKQPVEPASQRLLRRTRKRRRRKLKFQSISAGENWGGHLEKQVIADTDASGSHWTEEEPAVTGSQHGLIAERVCGPKKAQGGETATSDADGPTRLAKESLPKPGSRVDCAMPDHYTDAAITRTQGNRCQPHVKPDSRTVAPVTKIGASFGELRNYKIPKIKQQQPSVEERGSRISRVSPASQRSKKRCEEQEHKKGLSRPQSRSPLIGRSSSRGVVDRIIEDMNKAYPRVPSGYVSCGDGCPLQKEAGSEFPRSPMKCPPEDDWEISGKEAKSAILNRMPFSSHVRQKQQTKKICVMCKRRDISDSGGQDTCIRCSLCKAITKEQAAVKEQVGKERQAAPEPDAPTKLFKRRASSDVENRERDIRKPACPLSSMSDDRVKVDTASFQGNNHRIVAKKRARKVYLTKPIISSSDESCSSEDGGSAATATAVSVSQQVKAAASPSVEPRQEHEKTSSESRRNVAATATTVSVSQQVKAAASPSVEPRQEHEKTSSESRRNVEKNLPPKDDGQNSEKRFKACSNGSKVSRAKPTLQKKKISCINKEKLRRKVMKQAWKNAKDTDDYLRALNEMPKGREPMKTVTKNTGSEECENCESVKDDNADTKSASLEQNNVSSDIGGFTSDSLISPGNPPLVVTSCCSLSLTDWEDLKNESIDDAKSEIAGGITENIAPTRASASSDSGPPGGKNSNLTTGPEKCAAEAGSSPIVISDFSGDELTDKGCNAAKKSLMGLPYLVRFEDDGAMSVMIQDGASGVGQEELCPAKDLGVLAQQSQEVSFDSSGTDHMASLAVCLQKIGTPVIPEGGAEKAALSKHGEPMGSSGPCSEDPALPTDELNLSAVANAQSCDTDATGNVFLPCSMGHDLPTGESMSAISTNTKAASLQSSYTAEGTVRKTSLPNVGALVSDTDQSLLPARENMETSCTNETSTAKDSAGSSYLQCAQQSASSMDQSQLSITHSSCTQLFRTNRHIDRNASLQSYEDHYTHAHKLALLPAENSDMTDFPIFSDTISLVDNVFGISRAATSTFDKNSADHHGMLHGLLEEYVQKIENFLAALNECTSDYREKLVGTLLPDCFVKLKRMVQLVWRMEAKLGRLGTGRVLDLDKGIFSLQIEYAGKLTGTSSVESDLPPFMSFEVRSVPHLLTHTNPPCQEVVEGGEAANSSDMLPPSGAVTEQGQVAGQLETLQASAVALTAESTVRQTATGDTSLLGQERPSTGISGPPHSAPRAVADGLLLLMFVKPKNSEAPSSGGLSQSVGRKDGNSVRVEPVVADTAVSGSSTRHRELSRETAAQPQQQLLAPERTMLPSAYKNSLLGSRMEVDPNGAKKQLPGHGNRLGSFSTSSQGQNVLDTLSVVQQNSQTPKEKLPQACSQNDIPRDIPPHESCRPGAQSYSAPNRPCQTRQVRFELRDPPPLVYVGPREHTMPNEEAHTQPSKMTPKQREELGRQITAYSQHIAWLNAYGLPENSQGYAGFPYSCASLSLLPPDNVPPKGHILTPTSEPIPQLYNAPQPHPVPGTSDAQGQLQKRQRCLPEEQQGQQTGKTTRPVNSLLALSARTSTMEAEQSYGSQISPLVLPSDRPQNMNQAKDAELIQAEKDVELQLKKRQRLQLLMHHLNAGQIAAGQQTGHSGASEPRQLSERERYLQEQIRLALRMLSSRSAAQSSQQHHPGNVSFQKLQQCLCAKQSCESSAQPRTSMSNSTARISEQSTSSESSTRFVRPWTCNSQWPYPYNACQEAVQRWQRQQEKVIEPTTSVLPQGAAAQAADEHRELTFVEPQHTVMAPHQAAGQQVPVEERNQNMVARPDVSGWRNRVGILLKCSAPPACQSLPDSEASNDYLAEKQHTSCIGLPSQQLLREPFVKQLLPGQPPS